AGTTTGTTCAGAAgaacagttctcaaacttttgggaCTTgagacccctttacactctttttttttttaaactaaagaaCATTTATTGTATTTTCTACTAAGCCTTTGAATTTTGAGGACCTAACTAAATTCTGGAAAATCCTCACACAGAAGGGTGAGTACAGTGAACATTATAAGCAGATATGAACAGCTGGAAGAACTGTAACCAAGTGCTAACTGACCAAAGAGAAATTTTCAGCTACTTcttagttaaaaagaaaaagaaagtagggaGGGCTAGGGGCTTCAGATTGAATGAGACAAAAATCTTCTAATACATTCGACCTTGGCTAGATTGTAACAAAATGGAAACAGGACTTCTATAATACAAAGCTCCCACTACAGCACGCTGTACACACCTGTTTTCCAagccctcccctcaccccccaaggCTGCCACTTGAATTGTTTGCCGGCTTGTTGGGCCTGCCGACGGAGAAGCACATAGATCTTCTCTTTGATCCAATCTTTGTTGTAGGGCTGGTATGTCTGAGTGTCCGCTCGGTACACAAGGCAGCTAAGATCTGCCAGATCATCAACGAAATCAAACAACTGACAACTGTCATATGTGATGGAGGGACTGTTGGGATTCATTCTCCTCAGATGCTCTTCATACATTCTACAAACTCCTTCCATGCATTCATTCACTGATTCGTAATCAGCGTAAGTTCGGCCTTCTGGCCTCTTGCTAGGTTGTACCAACAAAACGGTATGAGACATTGTGCTGAGctctgccgccgccgccgccacggCCACTGCACGCAAGCTAAGCCACAACAGCACTAACAGCCAATCCCCACGAGAAGAgccccctttacactcttaaaaaattaaagagtttttatgtgggttatatctatcaatatctatagtattagaaattaaatatcttaacattattataaaaatagcttTGACAAGTGGACATGTCCAACAGATAGTTGGATGTGTAGACTGGGGATGAGGAAAAAGGTGAGGCCTgcatagatttgggaatcatctgcatagagatattAGTTGAacccatgaaagctgatgagatgAGCGGGAGCCAGTACAGGGAGAAAAGAGTCCAGTGAAGAACCCTGACATATACCTAGCCAAAGCGGCAGAACATAGATGATGATTTTCATCTCTGGGCCTCCATCTTCTCACCTGTCAAACACAATAATATCTGTGGGATCTGCCTCACAAGATTGTCACGAGGTCCAAAAGATAAATGTGCAGTCAGTTGTTATGTAGAAATtcccaaagtaagtgaactttaCATGTATATTGTACTTATTAACTTTCAAAATTACTTAATGTATATTAAACCTAACAATAATTTCTTCTGTTATATATGAAACACCTTAGAGTTTGTGAAACActttcacaaacattatctcaccTGATCCACTTAAAAATTCTTTGAGGCAGGCCAGGCAGGCGTGGTTTCTCCTGTTTTATAGATAATTGAGTTCCAGAAAGGTTGAATTATTTGTGAGAGAGTCCAGAGAAGAACAAGTATGGCAGCAAAAGGTGTCAAGACCCCTCTGTAccagaatcagttgaaggaactgataCTACtcagcctgaagaagagaacacTTTATAGATAccttcaagtcatttaaccttatttgcctgtttcctcatctgtaaaatgagctgcagaaggaatggtaaaccactccagggcCTTGGtaacaagaaaatcccaaatggggtcacagagagtcggatgcgactgaaatgactcaacaaaaacaaaccttCAACCTTTCCAGGGCCTGTCAAGTAGAAGATTGGTTCTGCTTGGTTCTAGTGAACAGAACTAAAAACAGCGGGTAGAagatgcagagaggcagatttaggttcaaGGTAAGAAACAATTCCTTCACAATTTCAGTTATCTAGAAATGGGAAGTAGCAGATTGTCTCTTTGGGAGGTCGCCAGGCCAAACATAGATCACCACTTGTTGGAGATTTTGAAGAGGGAATTCCTATTCAAGGAAAACTGGAATGGATTACTTCTAAGTCCTTTCCAACTtggagattttgtgattctgactCGTCCAATTACTGAGCCAGTTAGAGtcaaagccaggactagaattcTGGTCAATACACTTTCCCATATAAACTCAAATATCTCTTTATACATGGACTCAAAGAACATACTTGTATGCgaaaaggatttctttttttaaaatgcctcaTCTAAATTCTCAAGTTCAACATTAAATATCCCAGGGGCTGAATGCACTAACTCCTCTTTCCTAGCTCTGCATAGAGCTCTGCTTGGTGCCATGCACAGACAATGCCATTGGGAGTCCTCAGGAAAGATCTTTATGCCAGCCACCAAAAACCTTGCTTCCTCATACTTCTACCATGTTTACATGTTCCAATGACTTCTGCCATTTTTGAGGGGGCTCCTTCCATATCACAATTTGCAGCCCTACCCCCAACTCCTTAATAAATAATCTCCATAGATTGTCATAGATATTTACCCAGTAACTCACCTTCTTCTAGTGATGAGCCCTTCTGGGTTTGTCCAGGCTGCTCCCAGCTTTGCCCATGATAGCACttaataagggcagctaggtcactcagtggatagagtgctggacctgaagtaaggaagacttatctttctgagttcaaatgtggctttagATACTTAGTACCTGTTTGATGagacaagttacttcaccctgtttgcctcactttcctcatctgcaaaatgagctggggaaggaaacggcaaaccactccagtatctttgctaagaaaactccaaatggggtcatgaagagtcagaaacgactaaaacaactgaataacaggaATAACAAAAGgcagttaataagtgtttattgaattaaattgctcCTCTTAAAGCAGATGGCCTGTTGCCAGTATCTCCCTCGCAAGttcattatgaggatcaaatgagataatttataaaaagcatttagcacagtgctaggcacatagtaggtgctatatgaataaatgtttattcccttcccctaagtataatattcacaaaataaacacaactcACCTATTATATAGATTTAACTTTAAAGTATGTTAGAACTTGAAttcacaaagaactgaaaaaagaaaaaaaaaggctcttTTGCAAGTTTCCTGACTCTCCAGTCATGTTGCCAACTAAAATGTTCAGGGcaaacaggaaaggaaactgtGTGTTGAGAGTAAGAACTTTGCAGAGtcacagtcttagagagtggACCCGGGTGCTGAGAAATTGAATGACTCATCCTAGGGCCACACAGTCAGCAAATTTAGAGGTGGGACATAAACTCACATCTTCTTCACACTGAGACTGGCTCTCTATCTATGAACACGCTGTCTTTCATGGACCTGTATGATGGCAAATAATTCTAATATTAGGTCCACCTCGCACAGAGTTTACAACATGTCATTCATTCTTCGGGGACAAGGCCTTAGTCACTGTACTACGAagcactttttcttccttttctggccctggagtcaggaggacctgagttcaaatgtgacctcagacacttactagctatgtgaccctgggcaagtcatttcaccctgactgcctccaaaataacaacaatgccactggcaacagcagcagcagcagcagcaacaacacaCCTTTTCCCACtgcatttagaatcagaaaacctgagtccaaatcccacctttggTACCTACTGACTGTGAGACTCCATTGGATCAGGAGTCTTCAAGCAGGGGATGGATGACCATTTGTGGGGAATGTTATAGTGAAGGGGTTTCCTGGCTACCAGCCCtcagttctgtgaccttggccgagtcccttccccctctctgaacatctcttccctcccccagaaAATCAATGACTCAGCGACACCAATGGACGTTTCCAGCTTTGAAAGTGAACAATTCTAAGTAGGAAGAAGCTCCCATCATGGCAAAGAACTTATGTGACCCGTTCTCCTTGGCTCCTTGGGAACAGGAGATTAACTCGAATTGCAAATTTCCTAGAAGCTCCATCACTAAACCACAGGGGTTCCCGAATAGCCAGCTTTCCTGTGACAGATAAAGATTACAGTCGTTGCTCTGGACCGAAACAAGGAGAAGTCATTATACAGAAATAATTATGTTGCGTTACGATTGGTTGCTCCCGATTTTTGTCTAGCGATTGTCTTACAAATTACCCCTGCCTTTTCCTCCAGGAGCACAAAAATGCAGAGGCCTGGGAATGCAAAGTAAGCCTGCCAAACACGCCTCTACGGCTCTCCACAAAAGGGTCACCAAGCTCAGATTCTCACTTTATGATTCTTCTTCTGTactttaaaataaacacaaacacaaaataagcaAGGATTGAGGTAGTACATGTTGGTCCCCACcccctagcaaaaaaaaaaaacaaaacaaaaccaaaaaaaaactacTACTACTTGTTAAATCTCTTTAACCAGATATCATTCttctctcaaaaaaagaaaaagataatgcTTTGAATGCAAATTATTTTGGGAAAGGGACCATACTTGCCTAAAATCCACACAGAGAGAGTAAGATTTAGCTGGGAATGGGAAATGAGCAGGTGGACACAAAGGACAGTACTACATACTTCAAGAAGGGGAGGCAGGGAGCCCAAAACTGAGGGCAGTGGGAAAAGAGAGGTAGGAACGATAAAGGAAACCTTTGACATCTCTGATGAGCTGGTGAAAATTCCATGAGATAAGGGAAGGTGGCAGCCAAGCAATTCTGATAAATGGCGGCTGTTCTGAATCAGTCTTTAAAGTGGCCATTAGAAGTTTAGTTAATTAATAATAGCTCAATTGCACATCTCTCCTTCACTAATGTCCTCATCTGATGCCTCATCAGGGGTGGAGAGGACCTTGggctctcaaaggctatgccagcaaaACACAAGCTCTGACAGGTTCTATCAAACTATAAAGGCTTCAAGTGTAGGCCTGGAAATGAACTGCGTGTCTGACATCTCTGAGACATCATAGTAAAATGTAGAGACTCATAACTAGGTTTGCCTCGAGGTGATGTATTTTTGGCCAGAGTAAAACTCAGTAAAACTATCCCCTAAAGTATAGAAGAAACATTGATGCCAATGAAGGCCCAGATCCATAAAGTCTGGAAGTGTTTTCATTTACATAACACCCAAGTATTATCtattacattatctcacttggtaCTCACAGCCACCCAGGGAGgtacccttcccacccccccaccctccccactggGCCATTTTACAGAAGCCAGTACAGAGGCCTGGACTTGAGATATCCAAGTTTACACAGATGGTAAATAGCAAACTGacattcaaacttgggtctttctgtctccagattGAAGTcaagaggtgggggcagggagaagagctGAGGGGCGGGATGTTGGGGGTGATGGGTATACCTGAAAGATACTTAAACGGAACTGCACCGTTTAAGCAGACAACTATGTTAAATGAACAATAGATAAGGAATTCCAGGTAAGGTTTCTCATCTCTTCCTGCTCCTGGGACCCCTTCCCTTCTTACACCAGCCCCAGTTGGGAGTATGGGTGTATACtcaggaaatgacaaactgtttTAATATTACCCCAAGCcaaatctaatgaggaagataagtctgctgggggagggagacagaaatataagaatgcatgtatgtgtgcatataaatatgaatttacGTGTGtagatgtacacatacatatttaaacacacacacacacacacaacagtaCGAAGTCAGAGAGAGGTGATCTGAGGATTATGATCATTTGGAGGCTGTGTTTGAaatgaaaactattttaaaactattttatatCAGTCAGACAATAAGCGTTTACAAAGCTCCTACTTTGTGTTAGGTGCTGCACTAAGTATTGGgcatacaaagaatggcaaaagacagtccctgctctcaaggagctcacagtctagtggggagacaacatgcaaacaactatgtacaaacaagctgtatccAGGTAAAACTGGCTATCATTAACAGTGGGAAGGCCCTTGCATTAAGCTGAACAAGaagaggcttcttgtagaaggtagaacCTTatctggaatttgaaggaagatTATGagtttaaaactagaagggacctcagtggtcacTTAGTCTTACATAtgcaactttacagatgaggaaactgaggcctagagggatTATATAATTTGGCTAAAGCTATACAGaaagtaagtggcaaagctgggttTCAAATtctggtcctctgacttcaaatccaatgcccCATGATCTTGCAGTCTCTAAAACCCTCAAGATTTATTTTCAGCTGCTTCATTTCCCCATCTTGTGTTGGTGAAATCAACTCTTTGATCCCAAGTATAGGACTTTGCATTTGTATTGTGAAGCCTCTCCTGTTCCCCCAACTCTTTTCTTCTTCACAGTAAACATCTTCAGTTCCTTAAGCGATGCTTACATTGTAAATATGATCTCCAATACCCTCACCATTCTGGTTAACTCtagtttgtcaatgtctttcctaaaatgtggtgaccaaaatagaataaaatactaCAGAAGTGCTCCAACCAGAACAGAGTACACATTGGGactatttcttctctccttttgaaTGACATGTATCTTTAGATCACCCTAAgattatattatctttttttggcttctatgttgtattttcattttgatCCTGCAGTCACTAAAACCCTTTAGATTTATTTACAGCTGCTGCGTTtccccatcttgtatttgtggAACCAATTTTGATCCCAAGTATAGAACTTTGCATTTACCCttattagagctggaaaataaAACGAAAAATCACTGAATGCATGGAGGAACTTTGTATCTTTCCAAAATCCTCCTTttcctgttgaggaaactgagatccaggaatGTAAATGATAGCTTGCTCCCAAACTCACACAATTAATGGTACAAGTGAAGTCTAGAACCCCAATCTCCACTAAAACTCAAAAAAAAGCTATTCATAAACTTatagacaaaaaataaataccCAAAAAACTTTGCCTGGGCTCAGCtggaaaaaagactttaaaataacAGATGTATGAACTGAAAATTGAACCTACATATAGCCAGACTGTTCATTTGCAGTCAACTTTTGATCATCCATAGTCCCGGAACAGGGAATGAGGCAGATATGTTAAGGCTTTAGGCTTTGTACTAGATATTGACATTTTGTAACCTTGCTTTAGTTTCAACCTCCCCTCCTATGGTCATTTCACCCGGTCAAGGAACGAAATGGGCATATTTAAAATTCCTTCGCTCCCTTCCTCCATATACTTCCAGTGATTGAGTTGGTGAGCTAATCAAACTGCAGTCAAGCCATACCAGAGGAGTAGAGAAGCTTGGTTGTTCTCTGATGCAAACTATAAAATTCTTCTAATAAATAGGCAATAGGTGAATCCCTGCATAGGCATCATTCCCTCCATGGCACCAGTGCTAAATGCCTTGCTGATTAGTCAGTCCTGGGGTATCTGGACTTCTTCCCAAAATATCTTTTTTGATTTCCTTCTCTCCTGGCTTTTTGTGGGGAATTAGCCCCATGACTGAAATAATGAGAGGCCTgagctttctcttcctttcctatgtTATAGGAActaaaacaggaaaaatatgaaagaaaccagggaaagaaTATGGAGTCTTCTGTTTTCATCCTTGGACTTCAGAGCCCCTACTGATTGTTTCAGATGGAGCTCTGAATGTCACAACagcaagagaccttagaaatcacccagTATAACTCCCTCAGCTATAGAGAGGAGACCAAGACCCAAAAAGGTATAGATACTGGTCCAAAATcatacagatacagacacagcCAAAACTAGAGTTCAGGTCTTCAGACTTCAAGTACTGCCTTCTCTCCATGAGCCAAGTAAGTAGAGTTCTGAAAGATCAATGCAGGTAActcagaaaatatattttgataccAGAATTAGTAGTAAAGATGGCGTAGAGGTTTGCCTGCTTTAAAACCAGGAAGTGGATAGGATGGTCTCTCAAGGTTCATGTGGGCCAATAGCTGTTGAtgtttttgttcatctttttttttttggaatcaaTAAGGTTCAAGATTTTTTCCCATGCCTTTGGTATCTTTTCCACCTTTATATATCATGTTAAATTGGTCTCTTGGTGTGCTCACAATTGTATAACCTAAAGCAGACATCTGTTCTGTAAATACTTGATCCAATCCGAGTGGTTTCTGCCGACCCCACCCACCTGCcccatttttgttctctttagtgaCATTTTTACTTTATAAATGCCCCAGGGACTGTAATGTTAGGATCCAACTGTGATGATGCCAATATCTCTGACGGACAAAATAGCTTATTGTAATCATTTTTGCAAACCTTTCCCATTTTTAATGTTTGcagtccttttcctattttcatCCTTGAATGCCCTCGGATGACTCTGCTTAATGGTATATCTCACCAAGATTTCTTTAAACTGATTTTGCCCTCTACTGTTTTTCTCTACTTAATGAGACAACCCTGCTTATAATTGTCCACCACCATGATTCTTTccaatattttacagatgaaactatATTCTAAACTACTGCTGGCTTTGGCATCCATCACTCTCAGTTTGGCAAGTaagttaaatatttgttgattaaggCCCTTTTGGTTTCTTTGTTGTAGCAATTAATTACCTGAATGAAATTATTGTAATCAATGTCAATATCgcatcttttttctatttctcattttttattttcaatagtTTGCTTAAATATTTCAGGGTTACACTCTTAACTGTAGGTCATACCTTTTGCTGAATACTGTTCTTATTTGTTATCACTTCTTATCTTAGTGCTAATATGGTGATGTTGCTcactcattttcagtcctgtctgactctttgtgacttcttttggggttttcttgggaaagatactggagtggtttgtcattttcttctccagaaattttacagatgaggaaactgagacaaacaggttaagtgatttgcccagggtcacacagccagcaagtgtctgaggccagatttgaaatcaggaagatgagtcttcctgactccaggcctgacaatatctactgtactacctggCTGCTGATAAGCTGACAGGCTCATAATCTAAGAGTCATCCCTGACTCTGCACTATTTCTCACCCCccaaatccaatctgttgccaagacctgttgatttcacctctgcaacatttctcaaatatgccccctgcCCTCCTCTGACAGAGCCACCTAGTGGCCTTGTGCAAATGTCTAGTACAAACCCTCTTCATCTCACACCTTGATTATTGTGatagtctgctggtgggtctccctgcctcaagtctcttcttaccccaatctatcctccattc
This region of Trichosurus vulpecula isolate mTriVul1 chromosome 3, mTriVul1.pri, whole genome shotgun sequence genomic DNA includes:
- the LOC118842419 gene encoding enhancer of rudimentary homolog, with protein sequence MSHTVLLVQPSKRPEGRTYADYESVNECMEGVCRMYEEHLRRMNPNSPSITYDSCQLFDFVDDLADLSCLVYRADTQTYQPYNKDWIKEKIYVLLRRQAQQAGKQFKWQPWGVRGGLGKQVCTACCSGSFVL